From the Pseudomonadota bacterium genome, the window CCGAGGATCGGCCGCAACCCGCAGACCGGCGAGGAGATCGAGATCACGGCCCGCAGGGTGCTCACGTTCAGGCCCAGCCAGGTGCTCAAGTCGGCGCTCAACAGGGGCGAGGCGCAGCAGTAGGTGCGCTCGGCGGCTCGACTCCGGCGCCGGATACTGTTTCCGGTCCGCCCGGGCCCGGCCGCGCGCGCGGGGAGGGGAGGGTTATGCCACAGATCCCTAACAAGCTCTATTTTCGAATCGGCGAGGTGAGCGACCTGGTGGGGGTGAAGCCGTACGTGCTGCGTTACTGGGAGTCGGAGTTCACCGACATCAAGCCGTCGAAGTCGAAGTCGGGCCAGCGCCTCTACAAGCGCCGCGACGTGGAGCTCCTGCTCCGCATAAAGGAGCTGCTCTACGAGGAGCGCTTCACCATCAACGGGGCCAGAAAGAGGCTCAAGGATTTCGCCAGGGGCGAGCCGCACGGCGCAGAGGCGCCGGAGCCGGCAACGGGGCCCGGCGACGGACCCGCGGAGGCGGCTGAG encodes:
- a CDS encoding MerR family transcriptional regulator, with translation MPQIPNKLYFRIGEVSDLVGVKPYVLRYWESEFTDIKPSKSKSGQRLYKRRDVELLLRIKELLYEERFTINGARKRLKDFARGEPHGAEAPEPATGPGDGPAEAAEAAEAEGGPRQLEVFGEVEADQDDDEPLDLARAAHAGAPHDRGSVKAFQKIKRDLEELLSMMKS